A region from the Helcococcus ovis genome encodes:
- the ftsZ gene encoding cell division protein FtsZ — MSNFDIEVNNTGLAKIKVIGVGGGGNNAISRMKESGLVGVEFVAINTDKQILDAINSDVTLQIGTKLTKGLGSGGNPEVGEKAAEESKQEIAQVLQGSDMVFVTAGMGGGTGTGAAPIVAQVAKEMGILTVSVVTKPFLFEGRNRQLQAEAGIERLKKNVDTLIVVPNDRLLQIAEKRTTMIEAFKMADKVLLDGIKGISDLIAVPNIINLDFADVQSVMKEQGVAHMGIGYATGENRAVEAAKAAIKSPLLETSIDGAKAVLINVTSSDLGIMEVQEASELIREHVDKDANIIFGAGYDDSLKDEIKITVIGTGFDNKRIISSNTSSTASARKDDNKGFAIPDFLK, encoded by the coding sequence ATGAGTAATTTTGATATAGAAGTTAACAACACAGGTTTAGCTAAAATTAAAGTAATCGGTGTTGGTGGCGGTGGTAATAATGCCATCAGTAGAATGAAAGAGTCAGGTTTGGTTGGTGTTGAATTCGTTGCGATTAATACGGATAAACAAATTTTAGATGCAATTAATAGTGATGTTACATTACAAATTGGCACAAAATTAACCAAAGGTTTAGGTTCCGGTGGAAATCCTGAAGTGGGTGAAAAGGCTGCTGAGGAAAGTAAACAAGAAATCGCTCAAGTATTACAAGGATCGGATATGGTATTTGTAACTGCCGGTATGGGTGGCGGGACAGGTACAGGGGCAGCACCAATCGTTGCACAAGTTGCTAAGGAGATGGGGATTTTAACTGTTTCTGTTGTAACAAAACCATTCCTATTTGAGGGAAGAAATAGACAATTACAAGCTGAAGCTGGTATTGAAAGATTAAAGAAAAATGTTGATACATTAATTGTTGTACCAAACGATAGATTGCTACAAATTGCTGAAAAAAGAACAACAATGATTGAAGCATTTAAGATGGCTGATAAAGTATTATTAGATGGTATTAAAGGTATTTCAGATTTAATTGCAGTTCCAAACATAATTAACTTAGATTTTGCTGACGTTCAATCAGTTATGAAAGAACAAGGTGTTGCTCATATGGGTATTGGGTATGCAACAGGAGAAAATAGAGCTGTTGAGGCCGCAAAAGCTGCTATTAAATCACCATTATTGGAAACATCTATTGATGGTGCTAAAGCAGTATTGATAAATGTTACATCATCTGATTTAGGAATTATGGAGGTTCAAGAAGCTTCAGAATTAATTAGAGAACACGTAGATAAAGATGCAAATATTATATTTGGTGCCGGATATGATGATTCATTAAAAGATGAAATTAAGATTACAGTTATAGGTACAGGTTTTGATAATAAGAGAATTATTTCCTCAAATACATCAAGTACAGCATCTGCTAGAAAAGATGATAATAAAGGATTTGCGATACCAGATTTTTTAAAATAA
- the nrdR gene encoding transcriptional regulator NrdR: protein MKCPYCGFLDSKVIDSRPTDGNECIRRRRVCIKCEKRFTTYERVEDQTIVVIKKDDTREPFSRTKLLNSLIKSCEKRPIKVEVLEDAVDEIEKEINYLNQKEVTSAYIGDLVMDKLKTIDKVAYVRFASVYREFADVQSFADEIENLRE, encoded by the coding sequence ATGAAGTGTCCATATTGCGGTTTTCTTGATTCAAAAGTTATCGATTCTAGACCAACGGATGGAAATGAGTGTATTAGACGTAGAAGAGTTTGTATAAAATGTGAAAAAAGATTTACTACCTATGAAAGAGTAGAAGATCAAACCATTGTTGTAATCAAAAAAGATGATACAAGAGAACCATTTTCAAGAACAAAATTACTTAATAGCTTAATAAAATCATGTGAAAAAAGACCAATTAAGGTTGAAGTTTTAGAAGATGCTGTTGATGAAATAGAAAAAGAAATAAATTATTTAAATCAAAAAGAAGTTACATCTGCTTATATTGGAGATTTAGTTATGGATAAATTAAAAACTATAGATAAAGTTGCATATGTAAGATTTGCTTCTGTTTATAGAGAATTTGCAGATGTTCAATCTTTTGCAGATGAAATAGAGAATTTAAGAGAATAA
- a CDS encoding replication-associated recombination protein A, with protein sequence MDDNLDFFDINKNEQLSTNRPMAARLRPNSIDDFIGQEHLIGKDKPLYRMIKADKLSSMIFYGPPGTGKTTLAYIIAKSTKMDFVELSATSAGVKDIKNVIERAENNLSLYSIRTLLFIDEIHRFNKSQQDTLLPHVESGLITLIGATTENPYFEVNKALISRAHILTLERFKDNDLRKLINNAINDKKNGFGNLNIEITDEAIDYLIMTSSGDARQLLNNLEISVLSTDSIDGKIFLDLKVLQDTVIKKAAIYDKSADEHYDTISAFIKSMRGSDPDASLYYLAKMLVAGEDIKFIARRILIFAAEDIGVSDPNAINIANSTFQAINAVGMPEARIILSNAVIYMALAPKSNSAYLAIDKAIDFVKNGKHYNVPTHLRDSHYKDAHKLGRGERYKYPHNYDLGYVNQTYLPQEIRDIIFYENKKIGYEKSINDRLNKIKERHNNGN encoded by the coding sequence ATGGATGATAATCTAGATTTTTTTGATATTAATAAAAATGAACAATTGAGTACAAATAGACCAATGGCTGCTAGACTAAGACCAAACTCTATTGATGATTTTATTGGACAAGAACATTTAATAGGAAAAGATAAGCCATTATATCGTATGATAAAAGCTGATAAATTATCTTCTATGATATTTTATGGACCTCCGGGAACTGGTAAAACAACATTAGCGTATATAATAGCGAAAAGTACAAAAATGGATTTTGTTGAGTTATCAGCTACATCTGCGGGAGTTAAAGATATAAAAAATGTTATAGAAAGAGCAGAGAATAATTTATCATTGTATTCTATTAGAACATTATTATTTATAGATGAAATTCATAGGTTTAATAAATCGCAGCAAGACACACTGTTACCACACGTTGAAAGTGGGTTGATAACTTTAATAGGTGCTACTACGGAAAATCCATATTTTGAAGTAAATAAAGCTTTGATTTCTAGAGCACATATTTTAACTTTAGAAAGATTTAAAGATAATGATTTAAGAAAATTGATAAATAATGCTATAAATGATAAAAAAAATGGATTTGGTAATTTGAATATTGAAATAACAGATGAAGCTATTGATTATTTAATAATGACATCATCAGGAGATGCAAGACAATTATTAAACAATCTTGAAATTTCAGTGCTTTCAACCGATTCAATTGATGGTAAAATATTTTTAGACTTAAAAGTTTTACAAGATACAGTTATAAAAAAAGCAGCGATATATGATAAATCGGCTGATGAACATTATGATACTATATCTGCTTTTATAAAGTCAATGCGAGGCTCAGACCCGGATGCTTCGTTATATTATTTAGCTAAAATGTTAGTAGCTGGAGAGGACATAAAATTTATTGCAAGACGTATTTTAATTTTTGCAGCCGAAGATATTGGTGTTTCAGATCCAAATGCAATTAATATTGCTAACTCCACATTTCAAGCTATAAATGCTGTAGGGATGCCTGAAGCAAGGATTATTTTATCAAATGCTGTTATATATATGGCATTAGCACCTAAATCTAACTCTGCATATTTAGCTATAGATAAGGCGATAGATTTTGTTAAAAACGGAAAGCATTATAATGTTCCGACGCATTTACGTGATTCACATTATAAAGACGCTCATAAGTTAGGAAGAGGAGAAAGATACAAATATCCTCATAATTATGATTTGGGATATGTAAATCAAACATATCTTCCACAAGAAATTCGTGATATAATATTTTATGAAAATAAAAAAATAGGATATGAAAAATCCATAAATGATAGATTAAATAAAATTAAGGAGAGACATAATAATGGAAATTAA
- the asnS gene encoding asparagine--tRNA ligase yields MMEIKELFKSYKDYVNKEVEIHGWIKKSRESKTIGFLEINDGSFFNNVQVIVNSDLSNFKEIFSLGIYAAVNVKGVLVEPENAKQDFEIQATEIEILNDSDKDYPLQNKRHTFEFLRTLPSLRARTNAFNAVFRVRSELAFAIHKFFNERGFVYIHTPLITASDAEGAGEMFRVTTLDLNNPPRDEEGKVDNSKDFFGALSNLTVSGQLEVEGFAMAYSKVYTFGPTFRAENSNTPRHAAEFWMIEPEIAFAELKDVMEVAEDMVKYIVKYVMEKLPEEMNLFDQFVEKGIKERLTKLVNSEFKKVTYTEAVELLQNSGKKFEYPVKWGSDLQTEHERYLTEEVFNGPVFVTDYPKDIKSFYMKLNDDKKTVAAMDMLVPGVGELIGGSERENDLETLLQLMEEKGINAEDYKWYSDLRRFGGVKHGGFGLGFERMVMYMTGMKNIRDVLPYPRTVHSMKEVK; encoded by the coding sequence ATAATGGAAATTAAAGAGCTATTTAAAAGCTATAAAGATTATGTAAACAAAGAAGTTGAAATACACGGTTGGATAAAAAAATCAAGAGAATCAAAAACAATTGGTTTCTTAGAAATAAATGATGGATCGTTTTTTAATAATGTTCAAGTAATCGTAAATAGTGATTTATCAAATTTTAAGGAAATATTCTCATTAGGCATTTATGCTGCGGTTAATGTAAAAGGTGTTTTGGTTGAACCGGAAAATGCAAAACAAGATTTTGAAATTCAAGCAACAGAAATAGAAATTTTAAATGACTCTGATAAGGATTATCCATTACAAAATAAGAGACATACATTTGAGTTTTTAAGAACATTACCTTCGTTAAGAGCAAGGACTAATGCTTTTAATGCAGTATTTAGAGTAAGAAGTGAATTAGCATTTGCTATTCATAAATTTTTTAATGAAAGAGGATTTGTATACATTCATACTCCATTAATAACAGCTTCAGATGCTGAAGGTGCAGGGGAAATGTTTAGAGTAACGACATTAGATTTAAATAATCCTCCAAGAGATGAAGAAGGTAAGGTAGATAATTCAAAAGATTTCTTCGGTGCATTATCAAACCTTACAGTTAGTGGTCAACTTGAAGTTGAAGGTTTTGCTATGGCTTACTCAAAAGTTTATACTTTTGGGCCAACATTTAGAGCGGAAAACTCAAATACTCCACGTCATGCTGCTGAATTTTGGATGATTGAACCTGAAATAGCATTTGCTGAATTAAAAGATGTTATGGAAGTTGCAGAAGATATGGTTAAATATATAGTTAAATATGTGATGGAAAAATTACCTGAAGAAATGAATTTATTTGACCAATTCGTTGAAAAAGGTATTAAAGAAAGACTTACAAAACTTGTAAATTCTGAATTTAAGAAAGTAACATACACAGAAGCGGTTGAACTTTTACAAAACTCAGGTAAGAAATTTGAATATCCGGTTAAATGGGGTTCTGATTTACAAACAGAACATGAAAGATATTTGACAGAAGAGGTATTTAATGGCCCTGTTTTTGTTACAGATTATCCAAAAGATATTAAATCATTCTATATGAAATTAAATGATGACAAAAAGACGGTTGCTGCAATGGATATGTTAGTTCCGGGGGTTGGAGAATTAATTGGTGGATCTGAAAGAGAAAATGATTTAGAAACATTATTACAATTAATGGAAGAAAAAGGTATTAACGCAGAAGATTATAAATGGTATTCAGACTTAAGAAGATTCGGTGGGGTAAAGCACGGTGGATTTGGATTAGGTTTTGAAAGAATGGTTATGTACATGACAGGTATGAAAAATATTAGAGATGTTTTACCATATCCAAGAACAGTACACAGCATGAAAGAAGTTAAATAG
- a CDS encoding IS256 family transposase: MESYDIKTAQDIQEALKDLLGETIESVLKAEIDEHLDYEYGQTPLSINTRNGSSKKTVKSSIGKLEINIPRDRDASFEPQILKKYDKDISNIEAQIISMYSKGMTTRDISSHIKDIYGFGVSAGLVSSITNKILPTIDEWQNRPLDKVYPFVFIDAIHYHVRENGLIVKKAVYIALGYNINGFKEILGMWIGENETSKYWLMVLNQMKDRGLEDILIISSDNLPGISQAIEAVFPKTEIQKCIIHQIRNSTKFVSYKDLKDLMKDLKMVYQAKNEKTALQNLENFEEKWAKKYPGCVKSWKNNWAELSTYFKYPKDIRRLIYTTNSIENFNRQLRKVTKNKAIFTNDYALAKSLYLAMVDASNKWTSRMNQWDLIISQLSIYFEGRI, from the coding sequence ATAGAGTCATACGATATAAAAACTGCACAAGATATACAAGAAGCATTAAAAGACTTGCTAGGAGAAACAATAGAAAGCGTGTTAAAAGCAGAAATTGATGAGCATTTGGATTATGAATATGGACAAACACCACTTTCAATAAATACAAGAAATGGAAGTAGTAAAAAAACAGTTAAATCCAGCATTGGAAAACTAGAAATAAATATACCAAGAGATAGAGATGCAAGTTTTGAGCCACAAATATTGAAAAAATACGATAAAGATATTTCAAATATTGAAGCACAAATAATATCAATGTATTCTAAAGGTATGACAACAAGAGATATTTCATCACACATTAAAGATATATATGGTTTTGGAGTATCAGCAGGACTTGTAAGCAGCATTACAAATAAAATATTACCAACTATTGATGAGTGGCAAAATAGACCTTTAGATAAGGTTTATCCTTTTGTATTCATAGATGCAATACACTATCATGTAAGAGAAAATGGTCTAATAGTAAAAAAAGCTGTATACATAGCTTTAGGATATAACATAAATGGTTTTAAGGAAATATTAGGAATGTGGATTGGAGAAAATGAAACATCTAAATATTGGCTAATGGTTCTAAATCAAATGAAAGATAGAGGTTTGGAAGATATTTTAATAATATCAAGTGATAATTTACCAGGAATAAGTCAAGCAATAGAAGCAGTATTTCCAAAAACAGAAATACAAAAATGTATAATTCATCAAATAAGAAATTCAACAAAATTTGTATCATATAAAGATTTAAAAGACTTAATGAAAGACTTAAAAATGGTATACCAAGCAAAAAATGAGAAAACAGCATTACAAAATTTGGAAAACTTTGAAGAAAAATGGGCAAAGAAATATCCTGGATGTGTAAAAAGTTGGAAGAATAATTGGGCTGAACTTTCAACATATTTTAAGTATCCAAAAGATATAAGAAGATTAATATATACAACAAACTCAATAGAGAATTTTAATAGACAGTTAAGAAAAGTAACTAAAAATAAAGCAATATTTACAAATGATTATGCACTAGCTAAAAGTCTGTATTTAGCAATGGTAGATGCATCAAATAAATGGACAAGTAGAATGAATCAATGGGATTTAATAATATCTCAATTATCTATTTATTTTGAAGGTAGAATTTAA
- a CDS encoding papain-like cysteine protease family protein, with the protein MTIKNSLKKILSLILIFSIIFFNISIGKVIAIENDDNKSYIITENIEYDIKKYAESIFQKHLIALIDAQEIKGNVSDYILGTPFKIYNVIKNTNSTCFPIIRNSKIVLILEVYGDKFNYLSSLSKSFSENLEILLKNMQLKSKEFILLTDGINLKAYDGENNIKLYEIYENEHNEKFLSKNDSVDLKNKNKLSLTDLTKKMNTHNVGINNISMFNYNPRDISLFSSISPYEGKTLNVKGVDQGNHPWCWAATTAAMINYYKNYSLTAKRIAEYVFPNNPEQGGNWANMKKAYNHWGLYPTHKGVIGFNTVAWNIDRNKPMHIRLKGHSVGLIGYQRWIPNYGGDRVLILLEPNGGVKKSVTLKNNNFYYSLGGGSNAWVYTIEF; encoded by the coding sequence ATGACTATAAAAAATTCATTAAAAAAAATATTAAGTTTAATATTAATTTTTTCCATTATTTTTTTTAACATAAGTATTGGAAAAGTGATTGCTATAGAAAATGATGATAATAAGTCATATATAATTACTGAAAATATTGAGTATGATATAAAAAAATATGCCGAAAGTATATTTCAAAAGCATTTAATAGCATTAATTGATGCTCAAGAAATAAAAGGAAATGTTTCTGATTATATATTAGGAACTCCATTTAAAATATATAATGTAATAAAGAATACTAATTCTACATGTTTTCCTATAATAAGAAACTCTAAAATAGTATTAATACTTGAAGTATATGGTGATAAATTTAACTATTTATCTTCATTATCCAAATCTTTTTCAGAAAATTTAGAAATATTATTAAAAAATATGCAATTAAAATCAAAGGAATTTATATTATTAACAGATGGTATAAATTTGAAAGCATATGATGGAGAAAATAACATTAAATTGTATGAAATATATGAAAATGAACATAATGAAAAATTTTTATCAAAAAATGATTCAGTTGACTTGAAAAATAAAAATAAATTATCTTTAACAGATTTAACTAAAAAAATGAATACTCACAATGTTGGAATTAATAATATTTCGATGTTTAATTATAATCCAAGAGATATATCTTTATTTTCATCAATAAGTCCTTATGAAGGAAAAACTTTAAATGTTAAAGGTGTTGATCAAGGGAATCATCCTTGGTGTTGGGCAGCAACTACAGCTGCAATGATTAACTATTACAAGAATTATTCTTTAACGGCAAAACGAATTGCAGAATATGTATTTCCAAATAATCCTGAACAGGGCGGAAATTGGGCAAATATGAAGAAAGCATACAATCATTGGGGACTATATCCAACACATAAAGGTGTAATAGGGTTTAACACTGTTGCATGGAATATTGATAGAAATAAGCCTATGCATATAAGATTAAAGGGGCATTCAGTAGGTTTAATAGGATACCAAAGATGGATACCTAATTATGGTGGTGATAGAGTTCTTATATTATTAGAACCAAATGGTGGTGTAAAGAAAAGTGTAACTTTAAAAAATAATAATTTTTATTATTCTTTAGGGGGAGGTTCAAACGCATGGGTATATACAATAGAATTCTAA
- a CDS encoding ArsR/SmtB family transcription factor — MKFNKKLQINYFNEALLLANYLFNNDESFDTEIFDENEKYVINKKQLDSEFNQLEEFLIKIRKKGRKLIKENSEFENLFYIYKEENNPNIMYMMIYSNLKTSILEYNNDELSKLFNKMFISNMESQGFNYEDNNMIKFIDEISIFNDKQKYAILKFMNNINGMFDRFIDFIEKLENIIKEYIKIIEYKLLDFDLDFDEITKFKDFNIIKDTDVYKQIKEIDLKIFIQLNQLLAFSVEEKNKKILGTFFLGYIPLLKKMHLRDEQTEQDIYNKLCAISDEKRFELLNILSNGKKYGKELSDLLGISTGTVSHHITSLMENNLINSEIDGKKIYYTINKKSIESIIKYLQEIIER; from the coding sequence ATGAAATTTAATAAAAAATTACAAATAAATTATTTTAATGAAGCGCTATTATTAGCTAATTATCTATTTAATAATGATGAATCATTTGATACTGAAATATTTGATGAAAATGAAAAATATGTAATTAATAAAAAACAACTAGATTCAGAATTTAATCAATTGGAAGAATTTTTAATTAAAATTAGGAAGAAAGGTAGAAAATTAATAAAAGAAAATTCAGAATTTGAAAATTTATTTTACATCTATAAAGAAGAAAATAATCCAAATATCATGTATATGATGATTTATTCAAATTTAAAAACTAGTATATTAGAATATAATAATGATGAATTAAGTAAACTATTTAATAAAATGTTTATTTCAAACATGGAGTCTCAAGGATTTAATTATGAAGATAATAATATGATTAAATTTATTGATGAAATCAGCATTTTTAATGATAAGCAAAAATATGCAATACTTAAATTTATGAATAATATAAATGGTATGTTTGATAGATTTATAGATTTTATTGAAAAATTAGAAAATATTATTAAAGAATATATAAAAATTATTGAATATAAACTTTTAGATTTTGATTTAGATTTTGATGAAATAACTAAATTTAAGGATTTTAACATAATTAAAGACACAGATGTTTACAAACAAATTAAAGAAATTGATTTGAAAATTTTTATACAATTAAATCAATTGCTTGCCTTTAGTGTGGAGGAAAAAAATAAAAAAATATTAGGAACATTCTTCTTGGGATATATTCCATTATTGAAAAAAATGCATTTAAGAGATGAGCAAACTGAGCAAGATATTTATAATAAATTATGTGCTATCTCTGATGAAAAACGATTTGAACTATTAAATATTTTATCTAATGGTAAAAAATATGGTAAAGAGTTATCTGATTTACTTGGAATAAGTACTGGTACGGTAAGTCATCACATAACAAGTTTAATGGAAAATAATTTAATTAATTCAGAAATCGATGGCAAAAAAATATATTACACAATTAATAAAAAATCAATTGAAAGTATTATTAAATACTTACAAGAGATAATAGAGAGATAA
- a CDS encoding TraX family protein yields MTGFTIKLIAIIAMLIDHVGAYFQLSGIEIVPFQYAFLMRSIGRLALPIFSFFLVEGYLKTKNLKKYIDRLHVFALKTQIPFVFLFTQENYMFGGLASNYFTFSYKFEYLIFIAFIIFAYWKYICDEKVKTSLFLIVFAYLIVPLKLEYNGYVLLSADNLNIMYELGISLIFMRLIIVIEKYMEYKKYKKLIIPVIALIVSVYFMGTVANYNYNAIMLIMFIFLLRNDKVRQLVLIAVWAIFTYYANVQLAVFAVLSVLFIYLYNQKRGLSVKYLFYIIYPLHIVFISLFKILIK; encoded by the coding sequence ATGACGGGATTTACTATTAAATTGATTGCTATTATTGCGATGCTAATAGATCATGTTGGTGCTTATTTTCAATTAAGTGGAATTGAGATAGTTCCATTTCAATATGCTTTTTTAATGAGAAGTATAGGAAGGCTTGCATTACCTATATTTTCATTTTTCTTAGTTGAAGGATATTTAAAAACAAAAAATTTAAAAAAATATATTGATAGATTACATGTGTTTGCGTTAAAAACACAAATTCCATTTGTGTTTTTATTTACTCAAGAAAATTATATGTTTGGAGGACTTGCTTCAAATTATTTTACATTTTCATACAAGTTTGAATATTTAATTTTTATTGCATTTATAATTTTTGCATATTGGAAATATATATGTGATGAAAAAGTTAAAACTTCACTATTTTTAATTGTATTTGCTTATTTAATAGTTCCGTTAAAATTAGAATATAATGGATATGTGCTACTTTCTGCAGATAATTTAAATATTATGTATGAATTGGGGATTTCTCTGATATTCATGAGATTGATAATAGTTATTGAAAAATACATGGAATATAAAAAATATAAAAAATTAATTATTCCAGTGATTGCACTAATTGTTAGTGTGTATTTTATGGGAACAGTAGCAAATTATAATTATAATGCTATTATGCTTATTATGTTTATATTTTTACTTAGAAATGACAAAGTTAGACAGCTTGTACTTATTGCTGTTTGGGCAATTTTTACATATTATGCAAATGTTCAACTTGCAGTATTTGCTGTGTTATCAGTTTTATTTATATATTTATATAATCAAAAAAGAGGATTATCAGTTAAATATTTATTTTATATAATATATCCGCTACATATAGTGTTTATATCTTTATTTAAAATTTTAATAAAATAA